The Thermomonospora amylolytica sequence GCCGGGCGGCGGCTGTACGGGTTCGCCAACCACATGGTGACCTCGACGTACCTCGGCACGTCCGGGGGGCTGCGGCTGCGGCACGACCAGCCGACCGGGCTGGTGGAGCTGAACGCCAAGCTGGCCGGGGCGGCCGGCGGCGGGTCGGCGTGGGCCGGGGTGGGCACCCGCGACTTCACCGACGTGGACGTGCCCGCGCTGGCCGGCGAGCTGGCCCGGCGGCTGGAGTGGAGCCGTCGCCGGGTGGACCTGCCGGCCGGGCGGTACGAGACGATCCTGCCGCCCAGCGCGGTCGCCGACCTGATGATCTACCTGTACTGGACGGCGGGGGCGCGGGACGCCCACGACGGGCGGACGGTGTTCAGCGCGCCGGGCGGCGGCACCCGGGTCGGCGAGAAGCTGGCCGACCTGCCGGTCACGCTGTCCAGCGACCCGGCGGCCCCGGGGCTGGAGTGCGCCCCGTTCGTGGTCGCGCACGCCTCCGGCCCGACCGCCTCGGTGTTCGACAACGGGCTGCCGATCGGGGCCACCGACTGGATCAGCGACGGCACGCTGGCGGCGCTGACCCAGACCCGGCACTCGGCGGGCCTGACCGGGCTGCCGCTGACCCCCGGCGCCGACAACCTGATCATGCGGGGGCCGGCCGGCGCGTCGGCGTCGCTGGAGGAGATGGTGGCGCGCACCGAGCGGGGGCTGCTGCTGACCTGCCTGTGGTACATCCGCGAGGTGGACCCGCAGACGCTGCTGCTGACCGGGCTCACCCGCGACGGGGTGTACCTGGTGGAGGGCGGCGAGGTGGTCGGCGAGGTCAACAACTTCCGGTTCAACGAGAGCCCGGTCGACCTGCTGTCGCGGATCACCGAGGTCGGCG is a genomic window containing:
- a CDS encoding metallopeptidase TldD-related protein; its protein translation is MTPQETVEKALALSRADDCVVIAEESSTANLRWAGNTLTTNGVTRSRRLTVIALRRTGDGMAAGAVSRTAVPDHQIEDVVRQAERVAAASGPAEDAAPLVTDVPGDVAGGGAWDSPPAETEIGVFSGVAPALGEAFAEAEAAGRRLYGFANHMVTSTYLGTSGGLRLRHDQPTGLVELNAKLAGAAGGGSAWAGVGTRDFTDVDVPALAGELARRLEWSRRRVDLPAGRYETILPPSAVADLMIYLYWTAGARDAHDGRTVFSAPGGGTRVGEKLADLPVTLSSDPAAPGLECAPFVVAHASGPTASVFDNGLPIGATDWISDGTLAALTQTRHSAGLTGLPLTPGADNLIMRGPAGASASLEEMVARTERGLLLTCLWYIREVDPQTLLLTGLTRDGVYLVEGGEVVGEVNNFRFNESPVDLLSRITEVGATGRTLPREWSDYFTRAAMPPVRVADFNMSTVSQAS